AAATGCTCCAGTTCTATTACATCATCTTTCAAAAGGTGTCTCACAAGATGTCAAAGATGGTTATATTGGAGAATTCAAGGTATGTTTTTTAAgatcataattaatagaaattaTTTGAGTTTACAGCTAacacttaattattttactttaaactATGTTTCAGAAGAATTTCTATTGGGATGCTTCCATTAGTGAAGTTTCGGTGAAATAACAATGGATGAAGAAGACTGCATTATGCTATAAGAATTTCATTTCCAATATAAAGAAGCATAAAGCTATAGTTCAACCAGAATTTATAAATGACTATGTGTGGGAAAAGTGGATGGAATTTTGGCAAAGTGATGACTGTGTTAAGAAGTCCGAGATAAATTCAAAGAACCATTGTGGTGGAAAGAAAGTAGTTGCTGGGACACACACAGATGGCTCTATCACAGTTGGAGAGCACCGAAAAAACTTATAGGTgtatatttcatgaaaattattaattaattttctgtCGTGTCTTTGCCCCTTTAGTAGATAAGGTTGTGTCTATATAGTGCATAGCAAGCAGCTGGTCGTGGTGCTATTTTATTTGGGCTGCTGCTATGCCCTTTTGGCTGGTGATATGctagttttttctttattttggtgcTATATGTAATGCTCTGGTTTGCTTCTACATACCATGAAATAGTTGATTAGTTTTCAGCCATTTCTTCGCCATTTTAGTAGATATGGTTGTGTCTAAAGTGCGTAGCAAGCAGCTGGCCATGGTGCTATTTTGTTTGGGCTGCTGCTATGCCTTTTGGCTATTGATATGCtagttttttctctttatttggtgCTATATGTGATGCTCTGGTATGCTTCTACGTACCTTGAAATTGTTGATTAGTTTTCAGTCATTTCTTTACTATTTTAGTAGCTATGGTTGTGTCTAAAACGCGTAGCAAGTAGCTGGTCATGGTGCTATTTTATTTGGGCTACTGCTATGCCCTTTTGGCTGTTGATATgctagtttttcctctttcttttggtGCTATATGTGATGCTTTGGTCTGCTGCTACGTACCTTGAAATAGTTGATTAATTTTCAGTTATTTCTTCACTATTTTAGTAGCTACGGTTGTGTCTAAAGTGCGTAGTAAGCAGCTGGCCGTGgtgctattttttttttggctacTGCTATGCCATTTTGGTTGGTGATATActagtttttactttattttggtgCTATATGTGATGCTCGTCTGCTGCTATATACCGTGAAATAGTTAATTAGTTTTCAGCAGTTTCTTCGCCATTTTAGTAGTTATGGTTATGTCTAAAGTGCGTAGCAAGCAACTGACAGTGGTGCTATTTTGTTTGGGCTGCTGCTATGCCCTTTTGGCAATTAATATGCTAGTTTTTCCTCTTTATTGCCTTAGCTCAAAGGTCAAGTATGGACAATAGTTTATCATGTTAATGATCACAGCTCACATTTTGAGCTAGCCTATCTCTTTTGTAAATGTGCCTTCATGCACTTCTGGGAGGATatcaaataacaaatcaacccttATTTTCTCCATTACAAAATCACAATTTTGTCTAACCTCTTATCAcgctcataaacataaaaaggtAGTTCATCGTTAAGCTTCTAATACTTGTGAGTATTTAGAGATGTTAAGCTGAAGTTACACTTATCTGAAAATGAAAATGTCACTACTATTGTAGTTTTACAAACAATAGAATTGATTGAAATACATACAGTAGATGGGATAAACTAAGAATGTTTTCAGATTACATCAAGTGataacaattacttaactgagtTTATTTGAGTGCTGCTGTATATTATCACCGCGACGTACTTGGAAATTAGTGCTGCTGCTGTATATTTTTTGTTGGAAATTTTGGCTGCTGTCgctagtttttcctctttctGTTGTTGCTGTATATGTCAAGCAGCTGCTGCTATTTTTCCTGCAAGCAGCTGCTGCTATGCCTTCCTGTAAGCTGGCTGCTGCTATATTTCCTGCAAGCTGACTGCTGCTATGCTAGTTTCTTTTTTTCCACTTTGTTTTGCTGCTATATTTCCTGCAAATTTCTCTTGTTTTTTTCTCTTGGTTTTGCTTCTATGCCAAGAAGTTTGGTGACATTTTTTTGCTTAGAATGGGGCAAAGAAACTTAGTGGTTGTGTCATGATTCTCTTTTTGTTGGTGGTTGTGTCATGATTCTCTTTTGGTTTACTGCTATTATACGTTGGTCTAATTCTAAATACCTGAAAATTCTGTATAGGCTCTTAAAATAGGTCAAGATTCAACTCGAAGTGAGTTACATTTGCACGTCCATACATATAATCATGATGGAAAATCTTTTGTTGGTGAGCGTTCCCGACTTCTACATATAAGTCCATAACTTACATCTAATGATATGATACtcatctcttatttttcttttgtattgacATAAACTTGAGTCTATTTTAATAACTTCATTTGTTACAGGAAAGGTATTAAGAAATTGTAATGGAAAAATTACAGTGTGAATCTGAAATTAATCAATTGAAAACACATAATGAAGCTGCGGgaggagaaaagaagaaaagattatttGGTCATGGGTCTGAAGCCGCCAgtgattttggaaaaaaaatttgtgCTTGCAATGCTTCCATATCATCATTACCACCTTCGGTTTCTTTACTGACAACAaatatggaggagtttgtgaagcAATTGATTTCGACACTTACTAATTTTCTTCCGGTAGTTATTGAGCGTGTTGGTGGTATTAGGGTACAAGAAGGGGCCGTGCTTGATCCTCCTCctactaatgatgatgatgacaagGTTGATTCCTAGCTTCATATTATTCGTAGTCCATGATCGTTGTATTAATTTTTGATAGACTATTTTGTGTGGAAGTACAAAATATTTATGTAGTAGCAAATACTAATTTTGATGGATGTTGGTTTGAAATTAGTTTAGGTCtgataaaatacttgaaattgtaGGTGTTGGACACAATTATTGTGAATTTTCCTATCTATATGAATGTTGGCTATTTAATTCTATAATTTACGTGTTTCAACTATTGACAAAAAATTATTGACTAACATTTATCGttgctactgaaaaactttagaGACGGATTAATTTAGTTGCTAAAGACTGGGAGTTTAGAAGGCTAAAATCCAAAATGATACCTTTTTGGCTAGCCTGGCCTGGAGGAATCTCAAGCATCCTGACAGTATTTGGGGACCTCCACCCTTAGAAGTAAATATGAAAGATCTGATCACACTCCTCACAGGTCCCCCTCCAGAACTTGGAGAAACATCATTCATGGTAGTTTCATTTGCAAGTTAAGGGCTCAATGGATTGTCCATACTGGCCAAAATATCAAGCTTTGAACTGACAAATGGATTCCCCACATGCCTACACTGAGGAACCTCATCCATGACCTCTTTACCCCTCCCCAAATCAGCATTACCCTAGCTGATTTCTGGAACAAAGAAGAATGGAAATGCTCTGATCTCTCCCTTCAACTCCCCCATGATCTTTTGCTGAACATCAATTCCTTCTTCAGAACCAATCCTAAGCTCCAAGAAAATCACCTCATTTGGGGGCCTACTGGAAATGCCCAATTCTCTACTAAGTCAATCTATGACTTGTCTGCCACCAAGTCAATTAACCCCAATTAGCTCTCCAATCCAGACTTTAAATGGATATGGACTGCAAATTGCCCTCCTAGAATTAAGACCTTTCTTTGGCTAACTTACCACAATAGGCTGCCAACCTCTTCTTACCTGGCTAGGATTGGTTTAGATATCAACCCAGGCTGTAAGATCTGTAACCACCCAACAGAAGACATAACTAATGTCTTCTTTGAATGCCCCATTATTAAACCCTTCTGGACTAACTTGTTGGAGAAAGGCTATAAGATCAGGGGGCTCACCATTACTAGTCTCTACCTTAACAAATAGATTTCTACTTGAAAATTACTTAAGCATAAAGCCTTCGACAAACTGCTGTCGTGAGACAATATTCTTACTTTTAGTCTTTGGTCTATTTGGAGAAACAGGAATCATAATACTTTCAACAACAAAAGTGACAACCTCAGTCACATCCAAGTCTATGATAAGGCTCTGGAGTTTACCTCTCTTATCTCCCCTAACCGGAATCACCACCCCAGAATTGACCTCAATATCAGGTGGACCAAATCTCACACGGGTTGTTTCATGCTTAATACTGATGGGGCTTGTAAAGAAAATTCAGGGAAGGGGGAGTTGATGGGATTGTTCGCTCTGCGGATGGTAGCTGGGAGATAGGTTTTGCTAGAGCTTTCCCTTGGGCTACTAATAACCAAATGGAGCTGCAAGCTCTTAATGAAGGTCTTAGTCTCATAGAACATCAAAATCTCCTCCCAGTTGTGATTAATATTGATTCAACTGAAGTTATTTCTTGGCTTGCTAACAGGAACTTACAATATAACTCTATCATTGACGAATGCAGGTCAAAACTAAGAAGGTTAGGAAGCCCACAGGTGGTCCATTGCTATAAAGAGAAAAATGGAGTAGCGGATGCTATGGCAAAGATGGGTTCCCAGCTGGATATCCAAACCAGTACCAGTCTTTTTGAAGTTCCGTCGATGTGTGCGCAACAAGCTCTGTGGACAAACATGGTGGGAACTTTTTTTATTAGATCAGTTAAATTAAGAAATGATTGTAATCCAAACCCCGGTAGGGGGAATAAACTCTCTTTTGTATTAAATACAGACTGATTGTACCGGGATGACCCCAAACTTtatgtttatttaatttcaaTGCAATccttttcaccaaaaaaaaaaagaaaagaaattgtaGTCCAAAAGAAACATGTAGTTTATATAAGCAGCAATGTTCTACATTGATTATTGTgcttaaatttaattttctttggtGTTCAACTATCACACATGGAGATAATGACGTTTTTATTGTAAGAATGGTGCattcaaaatcttaaaatcaaactccataatatcaataatattttgcCATGAATAAatgtacaaaaaatttaaaatcaaactgTGTAAAATTTAGCTTTAATGTTCAtgtttaatataatataaagtgAATGgataaagcaaaaaataaaaacgagaagaaaattatttttacttcatCGATATTTggtgataaaaataataacaacgaAACATAAAAAAGAATCCATGCGGAACGTTTTTTACTTTtagaaatgtaaatttttttgagattttattaagtttaattaataataagttttaagttttatttaagattttaataaatgaaaaaaaaaaagtaagttaaatgaaaaaaaaaaagtaagttaAAGTAAAATCGATTAAAAATTCAATTTACTACCAATCTTAATTTTTTCTCCTTAGTGTAGATTTATTGAATAAGtatattaattttgaattatttccTTAGTGTAGAATTATTGAATaagtatattaattttaaattatttcactaattaaggattattttagtaaataatattagttttgaatgatttcatatttttaattattattaaaagagaacaaaaattcCCACATTTTTTACATTTATAAATGCGGAAAGGGTTAAAAACAATTATAGATtatattctttcattaaaataaaTCTTGAATTGAGAGGTGGAAGGATTTCAAAGCGGAGAAGAAGAGGATTGCTCTAAAAAAGGAACGCAGCTTGTATGACGGCATAGTTGATGTATATTTATCAGCGAATGATGATAATTATCTATATCATTGAATTTAATTGACTTTTCTgtgatattttaaatatattttatattattcggCTACAATAAAGGACAAATAGATATAACTTTTAATTTGTGTTAATTTGgatatttgactattatattatgtgaataaattcatattttatgtaTTCTTTATTGTCTTATTTCGACTACGATTTCAATGGAAGGGATACCGATCAATGGAATATTTTTAGCTGTCAATAATAATTTAgggtcattttttttctttttctgattgcatatttttatttttagtataatatatttaaaagacACCAAACTTTAAACTtcacatattattattattattattattattattattattattattattattattatttataaaagtaaggATTAAGTAGAGTTAATAAGATGTTAGCCGTTTGTTTGCAATATATtaacttggatgttgttgttaaaactttatttattaatatgaagtttgagttattcaattcaaagttttaaaatatttttgacaaaaatttagatattttttctttcttcatttccttttagataattttttatttttagttgaaaatttttcttttatttagaaAAGACCGTAAATACTTCAATCCGTTTGTTATTTTTTGATGCCAAATGAATCTTGATTGTTTACTGTTTGGTgttaaaattaccaaaataaatgTTAAAAAGTTTCGACACAACTAGAATAAACTTTTATTAAGTAagcaaataatttaaatattgttTCTCGATGCCAAAATATACTTATCTTTATCTTGTATGTTGGTTGATGGGGCCTTTGGAGAAACGAAAAAAATGGTCTTGAATGTAGAGTTGTCAGTACGGGTCGGCCTAGTTCATTCGGGTTAGTCCACACGGGTTTTGAGTTTGACGTGTCAGACTGTGTGacccatcaaaatgatgggccaAAAAATACCAAGTCAACACCATTACTTTGTGGGCTACGGTCCTCACGGCCcaacccactttttaaaaaataatattttaaaatttaattttagatgCCAAGTCGCTCGACTAtggaggccattcaccttgtgaggagatcaGTGGAGCAGTttcgggagaggaagaaggacttgcaaatggtgtttattgatcttgagaaggcttaTGATAGAGTTCCTAGGGAGATTTCGTCGAGGTGCTTGGAGGTTAGAGGGGTGCTCGTGGCGTACACTAGGGCGAGGATATGTATGATGGCACAAAGACTCACGTGAGGATAGTAGGAGGTGATTCAGAGCACTTTTCGATTGTGATAGGTTTGCaacagggatcgactcttagcccttttttatttgccttggtgatgaatGTGTTGAcacgacatattcaaggggaggtgccttggtgtatgttatttgctgatgatgtggtattgatcgACGAGACTCGGGGatgagttaatgataagttggagatttggagtgTACCCaagagtctaaaggatttcgatTGAGTAGGACCAAtacagagtacttggagtgtaagtttagtgatatgTCATAGGAGGTTGACGTGGATATGAAGCTGGACTCTCATATCATTCAGAGGAGGGAGAGTTTCAaatatctggggtctatgatttagggcaATGGCGAGATTGACGAGAATGTCActcatcgtattggggcagggtgaTTGAAATGGAGGCCCGCTTCGTGAGTTTTATATGATAAGAAAGTGCCCCCAAAGGTTAAAGGCGAGTTCTACAGAGTGACAGTCTGATTGGCTATGTAGTATGGAGCGgtgtgttggccagttaagaactcccacatttagAAGTTGAAGGTgtcggagatgaggatgttgcgatggatgtgtggccataccaggaaagatagggtgaggaatgagattatttgggagaaggtggagGTGGCTTCAGTGGAGGATAAGATGTGAGAAGTGCGGTTACATTGGTTCAAGCACATGATGAGGAAGAGTTCtaatgctccagtgcggaggtgtgagtctctggctatggatgattttaggcggggtagaggtaggtcgaagaaatatttgagggaggtgattagacatgacatggagcagttatagctgacataagacatgacccttgataggaaagtgcagaggatgcgaattagggtagagggttggGGGTGGGAGCGTTTATTTGTGTTTGAGTTTTTTGGTTTGTGAgtgttgagtgatgtctatgTTTTCGGTTAGATAGTTTTTTTAGTATTATCTGGTGGATGTTGTATTACCTTGTGGATACCGatgttaatttattttacataCTGTACTAGTCCatatgcatttatattttgtgatttgctatactgttatcggtcctaagccaggggtctatcggaaacaacctctttactttttcggaggtagtggtatggtctgcgtacactctatcctgcccaaaccccactatgtgggaatacactgggtatgttgttgtaataaatataaatattacctGATAATATTACTTAGTGTTAATACTagttaatcaagtctccaacaccccaaaaaatactcctaatagcgaaattaaataacttttgacatgatatccttcgaacaaaaaaaaaatactaataagcaatctaaatagttgcatgtatttgacttacgggTTGATCCACGGGCTAGTCCAACCCACATTACTTAAGCCCCACGGCCACGGGCTTATCCAGGCCGGGCTAAAAAGCATTGTTCTTAAATGAGTTGCAAAAATTGAAGCCCAACTCCTTCAAATTATGAGCTTATGTATGGGTTgggttttaaatatatttttaaataattgtaGTCATTTAAGTGtttaaaatttgagtttttttttgtcCCCTTGAGTATTTAGCAAGTcctgatttattttatgaaaattgcGAAAAAGAGATTGATAAGAAAAATCAGAAAGCCTTACCAAATCTTAAAAATTACAGCAAAAATAAACTACACCAggcatgaaaaataaaacaataatagaaAAGCACCTAAAATTAGCGCACCAAACTACAAAATTAGAAAACAAtagtagaaactaagaaaattaCTCTTCTAAATGTGAATTCATAACATCCTTTTTTCTTTCACCGTTTTCTTTAAGAATCAAATAGTCATAATTTATTaatcaagatatatatatatatatatatatatatatatatatatatatatatatataaataaaagatagatataggtatttgtcttttttttttttttttctttttttttttttttttttttttttttttttttttttttttttttttttttttttttttttttttgcatttatttgtttaatctatttaatttgttctttaattttcACCTTAATTCTACTTAAAGTCTCTGATATAACTGTTGAGACATTAGTGAAAGAGCCAAAAGACACTTAAACGTTACTAAAACTACAATATAAATCTTGATCTTCCAATTATTCCTGTACATAATATGAACATAGATTCCcaaatagagaagaaaaagagagaaagtcCAATACAGAAGAAGTGAAG
The Capsicum annuum cultivar UCD-10X-F1 chromosome 6, UCD10Xv1.1, whole genome shotgun sequence DNA segment above includes these coding regions:
- the LOC124899602 gene encoding uncharacterized protein LOC124899602; this translates as MEKLQCESEINQLKTHNEAAGGEKKKRLFGHGSEAASDFGKKICACNASISSLPPSVSLLTTNMEEFVKQLISTLTNFLPVVIERVGGIRVQEGAVLDPPPTNDDDDKVDS